Genomic window (Streptosporangium brasiliense):
CGTACTCGGAGGAGTGCTCGCTGGTCTCGGTCGGGTAGTAGCCGAGGCGCCGGTACATGTCGACGCGGACCCGGCGCCGCAGCTGCCCGTCGGCCTCGATCATGGCGTCCAGGCGGGGATAGAGGTCGGCGCCGTCGTGTTCGAACCGCAGCACCCACGCCTGGTGGTTGACGCCCGCCGCTCGGTAGGTCACCTCCTCGTAGGGGACGTTCAGGAGATCGGACAGGTCGCGCATCGTCCAGTACACCGAATGGCACAGGCCGACCACCCGCGTCAGCCCGGTGGCCTGGGCGAGGTACTGGACGTTCATCGCCATCGGGTTGGTGTAGTTGAGCAGCCACGCCTGAGGGCAGAGCGCGGCGATGTCCTCGCCCAGGGAACTCAGCAGGGGAAAGGTGCGCAGCGCGCGGAAGATGCCGCCGACGCCGAGGGTGTCGCCGATGGTCTGGCGCAGGCCGTACCGGGCGGGGACGTCGAAGTCGGTGCGGGTCGCCTCGCCCATGCCGACCTGGACGATGTTGATGACGAAGTCGGCCCCGTCGAGCGCCGCCCGCCTGTCGGCGTGGGCGGTGACGCGGGGGCGGGCCCCGCAGTGGGCGGCGATGTGCCGGGCGGCCTGCTCGGCGGTGGCCAGGCGTTCGGCGTCGATGTCGTGCAGGGCGACGTGGATGTCCTTCAGTTCGGCGAAGGCGAACAGATCCGCGAGCAGACCCTGGGTGAAGACGACGCTCCCGGCGCCGATGAACGCGATCTTGGGAGTGCTCATGACAGGTTCTTTCCGGTACGGGTGACGTGCGAGACGGCCTCGTCCCAGGTGGCCTGGGCAGTGGTGCCGCCGTGGGCACGGGTGGACAGGGCTCCGCAGGCGGCGGCGACGTCGAGGGCGTCGGCGGGGGGCAGGCCGGCGAGGAGCGCGGCGACGAAGCCGGCGTCGAAGCTGTCTCCGGCGCCGACGGTGTCGGCGGGCGTCACGGTGACGCCGCCGGTGGTGGTGAGGGTGCGGCCGTCGTGGCAGAGGGCGCCCTCGGCGCCGTTCTTGACGGCCACCAGCGGTCCGCGCGCGGCCAGGAGGGCGGCTGCCGCCTCCGGCGAGTCCGCGGCGGGCCCGGCGAGGTGGAGGGCCTCGTGGGCGTTGGGGAGCAGGATGTCGGTTTCGGCGAGGACGGCGGGCAGGCCGAGAGGGTCCCATTCGCCGGCCGGGTCGTCGTTGGTGTCGAGCGAGGTCGTGGCGCCGTGGGCGCGCGCGGTGCGCAGCAGGACCGGCAGCGCCCGCGCGAGTGCGGGCATCAGGAAGTAGGAGGCGGCGTGCACGTGCCTGCTGCCGGCGAGCAACGACTCGGGGACGTCGTCGCCGGTGGTGGCCGCCAGGGTGCCGGGGGCGGTGAGGATCGCGCGGTCGTCCCCCCGGGTCACCACCACGGTGAGGGGGGTGGGCAGCTCCGGATCCAGGCGCAGGGCCCGGGTGTCGACTCCACGGGCGGTCAGGGCGTCGCGGACGTAGCGGCCGGCGTCGTCGTCGCCGACCCGCCCGGCGAAGGCGACCTTGAGGCCGAGGCGCGCGGCGCCGCAGGCCATGATCGCGGCGGACCCGCCGAGGGTGAGCGCGCCGGCGCCGACGAGCTGTTCACGCTGGTGGAAGGCGAGCGGAGCCTCCAGCGGGCCGAGGATGACGTCGGGGTTGGCGTCCCCGATGACGAGCAGGTCGAAAGTGTGCGGCATCGGTATCCGTAGGTCGGTCGGCAGTCAGCCCTTGAGGCCGCTGGAGGTGATGGACTGGATGAACGCCTTCTGCGCGCCGACGAAGGCGAGCAGCACCGGCAGGACCGTGATCACGTTGCCGGCCATGACCGCTGCCCACTGGGTGTGGTGCTGCCCCTGGAAGGTCGCCAGCCCCAGTTGCAGGGTGTACTGGTTGTCGTGGTTGATGGCGATCAGCGGCCAGGTCAGGTCGTTCCAGGTCGACAGGAACGTCAGGATCGCCACGGTGCTCAGCGCGGGACGCGACAGCGGCAGCACGACGCGGAACAGCACCCGCAGCCGCGAACACCCGTCGATCCAGGCGGCTTCCTCCAGCTCCCTGGGCAGGGAGAGGAAGAACTGCCGCAGGAGGAACACCGCGAACGGCGTGACCAGCGAGGGCACGATCAGCGCGCCCAGCGTGTCGATGAGTCCCAGGCGCTTCATGACGAGGAACGTCGGGATCATCGTCAGCTGGAAGGGGATGGCCATCGTGGCCAGCATCAGCACCAGCAGGCTCCGGGAGCCGGAGAATCGCATGCGGGCGAAGGCGTAGCCGCCGAACGCGCCGAACAGCAGGTTGGACGCGACCGCGACGGTGGAGACGATCAGCGAGTTGGCGAACCAGCGGGGGAACAGGGCGTTGCCCAGGACGTACCGGTATCCCCCCAGGTCGACGCGGGAGGGCCAGAGCGCCGGAGGGAACCGGTTGATCTCAGCGTTGCTCATCACGGAGCTGAGCAGCAGCCAGACCAGCGGGATCGCGAAGATCAGCGCGAGCGGGGCGAGCAGCAGGTGCCAGGCGCTGAACGGCAGCCGCGCGCGGCCCCGCCGGGACACATCGGCCTGCGCGGCCTGTCGAGGGGTGGTCACGGTCGCCGTCATCGGGTCGCTCCTTCGAGACGCCGGCTCTCGCGCCCCCGGGCCACGCGCAGGCCGGCGGCGATCACGAACAGGGCCACGGCGAGGACGTAGGCGGCCGCGGCGCCGTAGCCGGCGGTGAAGTTCTTGAACGCCTGCTCCCAGATGAAGTAGACGATCAGGGTGGTCGCGCCCAGCGGGCCGCCCTTGGTCGTCACATACACCAGGTCGAAGACCTGCAGGGCGTTGATGGTCTGCCACAGCACCAGGAA
Coding sequences:
- a CDS encoding alpha-glucosidase/alpha-galactosidase, translated to MSTPKIAFIGAGSVVFTQGLLADLFAFAELKDIHVALHDIDAERLATAEQAARHIAAHCGARPRVTAHADRRAALDGADFVINIVQVGMGEATRTDFDVPARYGLRQTIGDTLGVGGIFRALRTFPLLSSLGEDIAALCPQAWLLNYTNPMAMNVQYLAQATGLTRVVGLCHSVYWTMRDLSDLLNVPYEEVTYRAAGVNHQAWVLRFEHDGADLYPRLDAMIEADGQLRRRVRVDMYRRLGYYPTETSEHSSEYVPWYLRHDSEIERLRLPVGAYLGIVEQNVAAYEKTRDALAAGDPLPVEGTMEYAPQIIHSMTTGTPRTVYGNVPNHGLIDNLPAHGVVEVPCLVDALGVQPTRVGALPAQLAALNRTYLSVNDLVVRAAVEDEPRHIRHAAMTDPATAATLTVERIWELCDDMVRAHAGRLQPSLRATLGT
- a CDS encoding carbohydrate kinase family protein, which translates into the protein MPHTFDLLVIGDANPDVILGPLEAPLAFHQREQLVGAGALTLGGSAAIMACGAARLGLKVAFAGRVGDDDAGRYVRDALTARGVDTRALRLDPELPTPLTVVVTRGDDRAILTAPGTLAATTGDDVPESLLAGSRHVHAASYFLMPALARALPVLLRTARAHGATTSLDTNDDPAGEWDPLGLPAVLAETDILLPNAHEALHLAGPAADSPEAAAALLAARGPLVAVKNGAEGALCHDGRTLTTTGGVTVTPADTVGAGDSFDAGFVAALLAGLPPADALDVAAACGALSTRAHGGTTAQATWDEAVSHVTRTGKNLS
- a CDS encoding carbohydrate ABC transporter permease, which codes for MTATVTTPRQAAQADVSRRGRARLPFSAWHLLLAPLALIFAIPLVWLLLSSVMSNAEINRFPPALWPSRVDLGGYRYVLGNALFPRWFANSLIVSTVAVASNLLFGAFGGYAFARMRFSGSRSLLVLMLATMAIPFQLTMIPTFLVMKRLGLIDTLGALIVPSLVTPFAVFLLRQFFLSLPRELEEAAWIDGCSRLRVLFRVVLPLSRPALSTVAILTFLSTWNDLTWPLIAINHDNQYTLQLGLATFQGQHHTQWAAVMAGNVITVLPVLLAFVGAQKAFIQSITSSGLKG